TTTCCTCCTAAATTTACTCTTTTTCCTCtctaaatccaaaattatagattcctccatcttcaaaattcatttaacaCCACCAAATCTCCACATTTCAAAAGTGAAATAGTGACAAAATTTGCCAGAGGTGAAAAATCACCTTTCATGGAGTATTTCATAATACTCCAACCGTccatcatttaaaaaattggagtattttgattcaatatagattttaattaaattatttgattttgtaaaaaataaataaaaataataataaaatatgagatctACATgccataaatgaaaaaaaaggaaagtttttTAAATCGTACACGtctcaaaatggcaaaatagtATACCCCCGTTCCATattagatgtcacacttttctttttagtttgtcccataaaagatgtcacatttcatcttttgaaaaaaattcattctcatcaattataaaattatattttctctcaccacttaacacacaaaaaatacctatctcctaaaatttcgtgtcgtctttcaagtgtgacatctattttGAAACGGGGGAGtactgaaaaataataaattagtacccaaacacatcattttatctattacactacactactaataataatatagggTCAACTCTCTGCTAGCACcttttacattattaattcttactttaccaattatacattaaatttaggaaggagtactatataatcaCCTTTCTTTGTCACCAAATCCtgcaagagaaaaaaaaatgtctgaATATCTGCCTCGAGACATCGTGATGAAGATCCTCTCCCGTCTTCCTCCCAAGTCTCTCATCAAATTCCGCTGCGTTTCAAAATCATGGTACCTCATGATCTCCTCACCCTACTTCATCAATCTCCACACACACCGCGCACTCCTCTCCCCCAAAACGACGCTCCTCCGCCGCTACTCCAAGCCCCTCCACACCGACGTCTTCTCCGTCCACGCCCCCGAATTCGACGACGCCGGGATCCAAATCGAGTACCCATTCCGCGACCGCGTCCGCTTCTACTACCGAATCGTCGGCTGCTTCAACGGCGTCGTTTGCCTCCTCGACGACCAGTTCGGCCAGCCCGACGCCGTCGCGCTCCAGCTCTGGAATCCCGCGATCCGCCGGAAATTGACGCTCCCGCCGCCTCCGTCTTCCGTCAATGAGGATCCGAGCATGTCTATGGTCGCTCTCGGCTTCGGATTCGATGCGGAGAGAGGCGATTACAAGGTCGTCAGAATCTCCTACCTTTACGGCGACTGTGAGTATCTTCTCCCGCCGCGGGTTGAGGTTTTCGCCCTGAACAGCGGGAGCTGGCACGCAGTTGAAGGTGAAAAAATCCCGCACAACTGCGTGGTGGAGTATTTCTGGTCTCAGGTTTTCACCCATGGCAATGTGCACTGGACTGCTTACAAGACTCTCGGGAAAAACATTAAACGCGAGAATTTGATCATGTCGTTCGATGTAACCCGGgaggtgtttgatgaaatgccGCTTCCGGAGCCTCTCGTGAACGAGGTCCCGCTCAATCTAGGAGCGCTTGATCTCGGTGGGGTCCTCGCCGTCGTTCAGTACGACGAGCGGGTGTGCGGCATGCGGTGCTCCATTTGGGCGATGAGGGTGTACGGTGACGTGGGGTCGTGGAGTAGGGACTACGCGATTAGTCTCGACTGTGGGATCGGGAGGGTTCTTGGTGCTAAACAAAACGGCGACGTTTTACTGGCCACGAGGGCCGGGGCCCTCGTGGCGTATAATGGGGTCGATGGGAAGTACGAGGATCTTGGTATATCTGGCACTAAGGACTCGTTCTACGCTGGCACGTACAACGAGTCCCTCGTTTTGCTTGTTCAGGGGGATGTGGCGAGACAAAGACTGCCCAGTGATAATGATAGCGAGAGCGAGAGGGAGAGTGAGACCGAGAGCGATATGGAATATCAGTCTTCAATTGGGGatgaggacgaggaggatTTCCTCGGAGATGTTGAGAAGAGCGAGTTTCGGATGCAGGGTAGTATGTATCAGTATCTTTCGGTTTTCTTTAGACGTCCTTTTGTTTAGTTGGTTTAATCTATccttgttattttttttcatcatcaaAAAGTGGCAAAATTGTAGGGA
The genomic region above belongs to Salvia hispanica cultivar TCC Black 2014 chromosome 3, UniMelb_Shisp_WGS_1.0, whole genome shotgun sequence and contains:
- the LOC125215709 gene encoding F-box/kelch-repeat protein At3g23880-like, which produces MSEYLPRDIVMKILSRLPPKSLIKFRCVSKSWYLMISSPYFINLHTHRALLSPKTTLLRRYSKPLHTDVFSVHAPEFDDAGIQIEYPFRDRVRFYYRIVGCFNGVVCLLDDQFGQPDAVALQLWNPAIRRKLTLPPPPSSVNEDPSMSMVALGFGFDAERGDYKVVRISYLYGDCEYLLPPRVEVFALNSGSWHAVEGEKIPHNCVVEYFWSQVFTHGNVHWTAYKTLGKNIKRENLIMSFDVTREVFDEMPLPEPLVNEVPLNLGALDLGGVLAVVQYDERVCGMRCSIWAMRVYGDVGSWSRDYAISLDCGIGRVLGAKQNGDVLLATRAGALVAYNGVDGKYEDLGISGTKDSFYAGTYNESLVLLVQGDVARQRLPSDNDSESERESETESDMEYQSSIGDEDEEDFLGDVEKSEFRMQGSMYQYLSVFFRRPFV